DNA from Gracilinanus agilis isolate LMUSP501 chromosome 3, AgileGrace, whole genome shotgun sequence:
CAGACTTGttgattaggttttttttaatcccattgaaatcaaatgattaaaattttaagtCATCAGACTGTTGGAGGTTTATTATAGCAGCAGTAGTgagagagataggaaggaagATATATCTACAGGGCCTAATGAACAGATCAGATAATCAAGAGCTAGAAAAATTGAGAGTTAGCTGTAGTTCAACTTGTTATTAAAGTGCTTCTTCCTCTAGAAGTGTCAGTTTAGATTTTGTCAATAACTTGCTTAGTTCCCCTGATTTCTAACTAGAAAATGGCATTTGTTTCAAGAGACAtaattttttcccccctttacttccccttttttaccaattataaGTACTGTTAGGACTAGCTTTTCTGTAATGTAAGTACCCTTGTCTATATACATTTAGAAGGAATAGGGCACTGCTGCAGCCTGAGGAAGCTTAGGGCAAAGAAATACAGTTGGAGAATTCATTTGGAATCCTTTAATCAATCTTTGTCCTGCTAATTTACTCATTCAGCTGCCCCAGAAGATATTGTTTCCTTCTAGGAAACAGTGACATTGGAGCTTCtttatttcatagcttctactATTAAAGAGTCAGAAGTGCAGTCAGGGATGATAGGAAATCCACGCTTCAGCTGCTACCACCTTGGGTCTTCAGAAAATTTGGAAGCTAGGATCTCTTTAGATGCtaaatagaaaagggaaagggagaaaggtggGGGAAGAATGATGCAGTGTCAGCACCTATGACCAGTCCCTTTTCCCTACAATTTTAAAGCCAGCTTTTTCATTACAATTTATGGTTTGTATTGACAATACATCTAGTTAATGTCTAGGTTCAGTTCTCCTTTCAGTTATAGGACACAGTAGTtcttgtgttttttaaattttctaatctTTTTGAAAATGTAGTGCATTATAATAATGATGTAATTATTTCGATCAGAACATCAACTTTTATCCcaaaaaatgtaattggagacAATAAAGAATGCCATTTCCTGTTTTACTGAATTTGATTTCTGTCTCTTCAGTTCGACAAGAACAAGAGTTGAGAAATGGAGGAGCAATAGATAAGAAGCTCACTACCCTTGCAGATCTCTTCCGACCACCTATTGATCTAATGCATAAAGGCAGCTTTGAAACTGTAAGTGTTTAGGTTCCAAGTTTTAACAAAATGATTCCAGAAGAACAGTGAAGGAAATTGAGTATCCTTTTCTTAATGCTTTTTGTCAATGGTGCTTTTTGAGTACACGTTATTTGACTAACATATAGGAAATTAGTATTATTAGTGATCATTTTTAGGTGATATACCCAAAACCTTTTGAAGGCCATTATATTGGAAAACAATTCTTGTTGGGAGATAGGGTAATAATAGATAGAGATTCCCTATGTCATGCCCACAGATAGGTAGTTCCCAAAGCTCATTTTCTCTAGTAGTTTCAACTTTCTTCTCCAGTGAAGAAAACactctcagaattggaaggaaaccTAGTCTAATCTCCCTAAGTAAGAATTCACCCTACAATATATCCAAATAGTGTGAACCTAGTCTCTACTTGAAAGACTTCTCAAGTAGCCCATTTCCACTTTTAAATAATTTGAGATTAATCTGCCAGATGCAGAACAAATTCTTAGATTTTTCTGAGTGAAGCATAAGTTTCTTTTCAGAATAAGGTTAAATATCTTCAAATATCTAAACACAACTGTTGTTTTCCCCTAGTGTTACCAGACTAAACATTCTCAGTTCCTTCCACTGATCCTCATACGACACTATCTTATGATCCGTTCATGATTTGGAGGCCCTTCACTATCCTGgactttttcctcccttttgttAGCCAGTAGTTGGTttagagaaaaatgtatttttactcATGTGTTGTCAGTGTTTTGGACCAAGATTTCCAAGACCTTTTATGAGCATGATACTCATAATagataaataagaggaaaaaatgcaTTACTAGGACACTTATAGAAGTCACTGTGTGAGAGCAAACTTCACCATTTTATAGTCATGAATAAGTTATAcccaaattattaaaaatagagCCTTTAAATTCTCCTTTACCCGAATGTGGTTCCTGAAAAAAATCTCAGTGGGTACCATCCTGATTGGGAACCCTAGGAGATTAGGTAGTCATAGACTCTGAATGCCAAAATATCCTGCCTGCCACTTTTGCAGGCAttgtttgaattatttttctaatctatATTGTGGTATGTTCTTCCATAGGCCAAAGAGTGTGGCCAGATGCAGAACAAATGGCTCATGATAAACATCCAGAATGTGCAGGACTTTGCTTGCCAGTGCCTCAACCGGGACGTCTGGAGCAATGAAGCTGTGAAGAACATTATCCGGGAACACTTCATTTTCTGGCAGGTGAGAAGAATTAGGGTAGTCCTTCTGTTACAGGAGAAGGGAAGTGGCAGAAATTGATTTTGAATCAGCCGTGTCAAtttataaatagtaaaaccaGCCCTGCTATGATGACTGAATACCATTATAGATGAATATAGAATGTGGGCAGGGGAGAAATTAGGTATACTCACTCATTCACCAAAGTTACTTCACTTTCTAGTGAAAAGAACAATAGACCAGAAATCAGAAAACCTATCATTCTAGTCTTATCTCGATTAGTGTCATTGTaaccctggccaaatcatttaacctctctgatcctcatggttctcatatgtaaaatacagGAGCTGACCTTCTTATGGAGAAAACTGGTGGGTAACTTATATATTGTCTGGGTTCAGAGAAAGGGTGAGAAGGAGACAGGACAGACAGGGCAATAGACTGGGACCTAACAATTTGGGGAAATACAATTCaagaatgggtttggcagttggaggAAGTGACAGTTAGGATCCCAACTGCCTCACAGATCCACCTAACCAGGGAGTTaatgaaatcaacaaaataactgagtaatactgggacaaaaggatttataaacaGGTTTAATTCATTAAAGTAAAGtttgaaagaaggggaagagaggttTCTATTCTACCAACCTATGGGCAAGCCCCAGGCTTGGGGAATGAATTTATCTACACTAGGCTTTAGACTATAGCAGGGCACAAGGAATATCAGGAatggaagtgggatcctcactctgaggcctgtcaaaatccagcgatGATACAGCActcccaggtcctcagccagtaATCATCgaattgggtaagtcagggagctaaaccaacctgagatGACCAGCAACCCAgattaggttttatagtctcaacctaaCTCCCACAGGCAAATGATTTTTTCCTTCAGGATACCAGAATActaggatacaaactccacttccccTGAGGTCTCCCACTCGATCAGTTACAATCTGTccccagccaacatggagtccatctcagagagagaaacacttcctgcttccccattccatttagaattctccagtcttgcttgctaagcctcctaaataactaatcttaaacattttattaatttatcttacaacaacCTAAATCAGAGTTGTCTAACTCAAAATCCACTGGTCACAGGAGGCATACTCCTAAGAGTAGCCAgaaccagaataaaatgtaatccAAAAAATGTTTGacaaagcataaaaataaaatacaacatgaatactattgtttgtttgtttgtttgtttgtttgtttgtttgtttttaaacccttaccttccatcctagaatcaatacttttatgtattggttctaagacagaagagcaataaggcctaggtaatggagattaagtgacttgcccagatctgaggcctgatttgaacctgggacttcccacCTCTgtatctggctctcaatccattgagctacatAGCTGTATCCCtgacatagataatgttaataggACAAGGTATtacagtgaatagagccctgggcctggaatcaggaaacctcattttcttgagctcaaatctgacctcagatgcttattagctgtgatcctggttaaatcacttaaccctagttggctcagtttccttatctataaaatgaactgaagaaggaaatgtcaactCACTGTAGTATTTCTGCTAAGCAAACTCCAAAAAGGGATCACAGAGGTTAGGATGTGACTGATTTTATCTAAATTGTGTAAAGCTTCTGTAACCTTAgtctaaatgtttatttaaaggCCTGGCTTAATGCTACTTATAAGCCTTCTTGGTTTGGTTGTATCTTGaatttttcaattcctttttaaactttatctgTATTTTTCTTAATGAGAATTGCTTGTATGATGGAAGTAACAATTGGTGGTCATTTGTCTTTGAGATTAGCTGGCTGTTTAATATCTTCTGGTTTGACAGGTATACCATGACAGTGAAGAAGGACAGAGATACATacaattttacaaattaggagaTTTTCCTTATGTCTCTATCTTGGACCCAAGGACAGGTAAGATGAGCATAAATTTATCAAGTCAAGtcaatttaacaagtatttaaaaGACATCTTTCATAGGCAAGGTGCAAGGTATTAGGTACTTAGAAATCAAGATAAAAAAGGATGTAATTCTTGTTATATTCTACAGAAGGTAGGGTGGGTAAGCTGGGGACTGGGGAAGACATTGGCTTGTATTCaggcataatataaaataaatagtgatggtgcaaaagagaaaaattagacgGCATAAGAAATTTCTAAGAATGGAGAAAACATTTGTCAGGTGGCTGAGTTAGGAAGGATTCTTAAAAGGGTCAGCCATAATAGAATGAATAGAGGCCTCTGGTTTATACTCTGCGTATAAGTTTATTAGTTTCAATCCAACAATGTATCTCTTAAGTTTATTTCTTAGAAACATTTGTATAGATCCTCTATATGTGTCACATTTGCATGTTAATAAGGTACTTGTCTATTTTCTGAACTACTTATTTTACCAGCATTCTTCTGTCAGAAACTTTTAGTCTGTTTCAGCATATCAGATCCATAATAGGCATGTGCTTTTTTATGGGCTCTTTGCTGTCAGTGTCTAAAGTACCTAGCCTAAATATAATTTTGCTCAAGAACGGTATAACACACACTACCATGCTTGTAGATTTGTCAAGTGAAATTCCTAATTCAAAGTATATTATCAAATCTGAAAAATGGTTCATGTGAAGATAAAATCCTTAATAAGAATCCTAAATGCACTATGTATACATAATTCATAATTCCTTTTGAAAGGAAGATAGCAATCAATTTCTTTCCTAGACCCCATTGAACCTCCTTTTACACAAAGCCACACAGATTTTTCAACCTCAACTGAGTGAGAAAAAGCCCTGCTTGTTGATATGCCCACTAGAAGAGCAGCCTTTTATCTGCTACATCCCTCATAATACTTGGTCCAAGACCCAGGGAGAAAGAGCTTTGCCTGCTTGGCCTTCTAGAATTCTAGAGTGGTAAGAGCAAAAGAACTGTGTTTTGAAACCCTAGGCTAGTAATATGGGCATCCAGTCATCCTCCTGTGCCCTTTAGTTGCTCTCCCTGAAGATTAGAAGcaaatttcttattttctgcACTCACAGCTCTACCCTATCTGAAGGTCAGTGGAGGTCAGttccttctttttaaagaaaagagtcaTTTTTTAATCAAGTAGGCCTTTGTCCTCTTAATAAATAGAGACCTCCTCAGCACAGTGAGTATGACTTATTTGGGGGGGACCACCACTTTCATGGCTAAAGATGAATAGAGGAAGGGGTAATGTCTTTTGTCTCCAGCTCCAAATGGCTAATTGGTAGCAGGTAAAAGGATCTGGTATAGTAGTGGTGGTCAGTCTGTTAATATACTTACTGATACCTGATGCTGTATCTTTTCTTATCTAAAAGCATGATTCTTGATAAGTGCCCACATCTGTCTGCTATGGCCTGTATAATCTGGTTATAATAGTAATTAATACCTCATACTTATGTAATACTTTATGGTGCCCtgtgaagataaaagaaaattttctccATATCAGTTTATATTCTGCAACGGCTTGTTGTTGTGAGATTGTTCTCATGGAAAGGTATTGAGCATAAAAGCCCTTTCATATCTTAGTTTTTCTTCTTCAGGTCAGAAGCTAGTAGAGTGGCACCAACTAGATGTGACTTCTTTCTTGGATCAAGTGACAGGATTCCTGGGTGAGCATGGTCAATTGGATGGACTCTCCAGcaatccccccaaaaaatgtgGTCGTTCTGTAAGTATTATGGTTCAGGGATCTCTCATACTTAACATTctatataaaatgcttattgaattgaaaatattatatgtaagCACACCATAAACGTAGATATGGTCCATGAAACCAGTGCTTTGTTATATGGGTATAgtgtttttatccttttaaaatttcttactgTGTCAGCAAGAAATAGTGTGAGACTTAGGAAGATTCATAACTGTTACCAATCAGTGTGAGGTGActagcctcaatttttttccttcattctattttgtgttttgtttgtttttctttttttttttaacccacatTCTCCTCATAAGTATAGTAAAAACTTTTCCATCAGCATTATCAAAACTAGAAACCTACATTTCCTATAATTCAAATAGAAGTATTCATTGGGACTAGACTTGTTGGagattgttattctcttcaaaaacaaaacaacttttctgaaaaatgaagaggggagggaaattaAACAGTAATGAGGAATGCTAAATCCTATCCCTTTCATTTATAAGTGGAAAAATTATGAGAAGTCCTACCGAAGGTAACAGAAAATAACTACTAATTGTCCAGATATTTAGACTAGTTAACTTTCTTCATTCCTGTCACATATCAGATTGTCAACATTTTTACTGAATAATTAATCCAAAGAATAGTCTCTTTTGGCTAGTGGTTGAAGTAAGGGGGGAAGTTAGAAAATAGCAGGAAATTATCATTTATACTTTGACCTCCTTTTTATACTTAGCTTTATATAGCCCTATCAAATGTGAATTCCTTCAAACTCAATGGCTACAAGAAACTGCAGGACAGAATTGTAAGAATTCTACAAACCAGCTTAATTGTGCTTGAATAATTAAAATTGGCACTTAAGTTGAGGATCTAATTGTCTCATTTTGAAATAGTGAACTTTTTACTAATTGTAAGAAGTTAATTCACAGTGTGATATTATCAAGAGTTGAGACAGTAACTGCCacagtatttatataacatttcccCCTGCAACCATGTATCTTCCCACTGGTGATTGTGGGAGGAGGGGgcaaagggaaatgaaaatgttCCTTTAGTGGGAGCTCATTCAAAGGAGATAGGCAAAGGTTGTCCTTTAGCTCAACTGTATATGCTCCAGAGTAAATTGTAATCTTGgctgctttcttttttgttttcttttgaaattggTTGGCTGTTTGGGGGTTTGTTAATTGTGTTTTTCCCCTTCTGCTTATGTGACATGTCTGCACCGGGCAGGAAAGCCTTATAGATGCAAGTGAAGATAGTCAGCTAGAAGCTGCTATTAGAGCATCTTTGCAAGAGACCCATTTTGATTCTACCCAAGCAAAACAGGACAACCGTTCTGATGAAGAGTCTGAATCTGAACTTTTTTCTGGAAGCGAGGAGTTCATATCAGTTTGTGGTtctgatgaggaagaggaggtagAGAATCCTGCCAAATCTAGGAAGTCTCCCCACAAAGACTTATTGCATAGGAAAGAGGAGAACCGGAGGCCTCAGACTGAGCCCTCAGCTAGGACTGAGCCTGGAACTGCAACAAACCACCAAATCCTGTCAGGAATGGATTCTGAAATATTGGAGGTGTTACCTGAGAAGTCAGATGGACTTTCAGAGGGGCTGGAAATGAATGGTGAGTTAATTTTAGTTTCCTAAAATATGAACATTATGCTCAATTACTTGTCTTTGTATTTTACTATACTCCttttatattctcatttttttttaaattaggaccAAAAGCACAGCTGATGTTGAGGTATCCAGATGGAAAGAGGGAACAGATCACTCTTCCAGAGCAAGCTAAACTTCTAGTAAGTAGAATTAATCAGAACTTTTTACATGGGGCAGAGAAGGTATCCAATTAGAAAAATAGTTCTTTGGCGCTCCTATGCAATAATCATCCTTAATCTTAACTTAAACGGAAGCaaaaataaatggtatatattcaTAGTACTATTTTAGGCACTTGAGGCAGTCTAGTCTATGAACTGAAAGTAGAAGTGGCAAATCCTAACTGGCATTCCTGTTGATATGTTGAATGAACTGAAGTATGCCATTTTCTGCTCTATAAAAGACTCAAGGCAAAGAATACcttatttatattaaactttctAAAGATGAACCTCAAATCACTCATTTAGTCTCATATAGGTGGGAAAATGGACTATTTTTAGAAACATATCTAAGTTTCCTTTCTATCCTAGAGAAGCagagattattttcttccttgcatGTTTTGGAATCAAATCTGAAATTACCTAGACAGGGCCATTCTATttattcactttttctttcaGCCCATATCTAAGTGATCTCTTACCAAGTCTGATTCTCCCAACAAAGCCTCAGGAAAGATTTTAATGGAAACTTTAAATTGAAGTacaattttccccaaaattactGAGTTTAAAGAACTTTGAAGCTTACTTGCTTTTAGTTTGTCAAAATGATTCATCTCAAGTAGAGACTTCTTATTAGCCAAAAATGTTAAAGATTTACATATTTCCTAGAATATatcaattttataaaagttaGTGGAAACAATGTAGGTTTTAGTTCCTTGAATAAAACCGAAGGCATTGATTTAGGTGCCATAAAATCCTGATTTATCAAAGGTTGCTTTTCCATTGACTTAAATTTTACAATTTGGGATGCTTTCTGGTATCTGCCACTGGtgtttattctcttccatttctagatTCCAACACTGCCTTTGCTCTTCTGCtggtccttttttttccccccactacTACCACCATTTCAATCCTATTGTCACTATTGTCAGAATTCTGAGAAGCTTTTTAGAGCTTAGCACCATTCTTCACCTGGCCCCAACTTTGATATGTAGAAAAACCCAAAGTGGAACAGATAGTTCTGTTCAGTTTCCCTAATGAAAAAACATTGGGACCCAGATTTTTGTTAGGGGCAGATGAAGCTCCACTGAGCCACATTGCAGTCTCTTTGATGGACTATATAATGTCTTTAAGAGCCCCTCCAGTTTTATTTTGGTGGCTATAAAAGATAAGACAACTCCTGAGGCTCACAGTAGGAACCAAGGACCTTTCCTGATCCATCAGGACCTCAGGGCTCTTGAAGTACTATAGCTGTGTTACAGTGGTGGAGGCTCCAGGCATCTCAGCAGGTACACAATTGGATTTGGCTCTGAAAGTTTTCCTATTCAAAATGAAGGTTATAGGATATGTCATTGACATCTGGCAGCCAATGATGAACCCCAGACTTTGAGTTAGAGCAGCAAAATGAACAAAGTGGTAGCAAAAAGACATCAACAGAAGAAAGGGGCCTGTGACAATAAACCCAGAAGAGGATGACACAAGTGGCAGTGATAGGAGTCATCATCAAATCCTTAGAATGGCACAAGAACCTTTGGTCTTTGTAAATTAACTGGGTTGCTGCAGATATATATCTGGGCATCCCATTTTAGGAAGTTTGTcagtttaaaattctttgaaatgaTCTTcggtaatttaaaagaaaatctttaaagaaaataagaacacATTATTTTTTATTGGCCAGCCTAGCTGTTTTGCAGCAAAAAAGACATTGGATTCTAGGTACAACTCTGTCACTTaattgtgtgattttgggcaagccatttaacctctgaaATAGCAGGGTTTTGTGggggtggtttgtttttttgtgttgtcttccaTTTTTTGCAGTGTTTGCAGTACCTACCTCAAGGgtgttgtgacaatcaaatgaaaCATGtgtgaaagcactttgtaatatgaactattattaatTACTTACTGAGGGAGAACATGTACTTTAAAATCTCATGGTCTTCCCTTTGGTATCCTTATGGTCCTTTGGATTTTTGAGCTACCTTAACCAAAATTAAATCCCACAATCTTATGAAAATCACCACTTCCCACTTTTTGAAAtctgtgtgttttaaaaaattattatttcaccATCATAGTAGCTCTTGAAatggtgggagaaggggaaagaagtcTTATATTTACTGTCTTCAGTAAGGGAGTTCTGGAGGGCTAGgaatgtttttgcctttgtatccacAGCCCCAAGCACAGTGTGTGTTAATAAGGATTTAATAACTGAGCTGTGGAACCATTTTGAATGAGGAATCTAGAGGATCCACAAACAATATATTGGAACTTGATTATAGATTTTGAGGCCTTATCTAGTAGATCTCTAAGCCCATTGCTGTTGCTGTATTCCCTCTATAATTTACTGTGATGTCCAATAAAGGTGAGGAATCTATGGCATTAACATCCTCTCCAACACACTTAACAGAGACTTTACCATCTACCAtaccctctccttcccccatgtTATCCCTAGTCTTTGAGAAATTAAACTTAGCTCTTCTTCACAATCAGATTGGGGATCTGTTCTGGGAATCATTAGATTAATAGTTAATCCCAGATTGTATATAATAATCCCTTATGTTGATATAACTTGATAGTTTTCAGATAATCTCTCATTCCACCTTCACCACAACCCACCCACTCTATGAGATAGGCAGGGTAAGTAatatcctctcatttttattGAGACTCAAAAGAGGTGGCTggtgacctgcccaagatcagCTAGTTTGTAACAGAGCCATGCCCACAACACACAGCTGCAGACTTATAGTTCAGTATTTTCTACTATACTTCACTACCTC
Protein-coding regions in this window:
- the UBXN7 gene encoding UBX domain-containing protein 7; its protein translation is MAAHGGSAASSALKGLIQQFTAITGASESVGKHMLEACNNNLEMAVTMFLDGGGIAEEPSTSSAGVSSVRPHTEDEVRAPIPQKQEILVEPEPLFGAPKRRRPARSIFDGFRDFQTETIRQEQELRNGGAIDKKLTTLADLFRPPIDLMHKGSFETAKECGQMQNKWLMINIQNVQDFACQCLNRDVWSNEAVKNIIREHFIFWQVYHDSEEGQRYIQFYKLGDFPYVSILDPRTGQKLVEWHQLDVTSFLDQVTGFLGEHGQLDGLSSNPPKKCGRSESLIDASEDSQLEAAIRASLQETHFDSTQAKQDNRSDEESESELFSGSEEFISVCGSDEEEEVENPAKSRKSPHKDLLHRKEENRRPQTEPSARTEPGTATNHQILSGMDSEILEVLPEKSDGLSEGLEMNGPKAQLMLRYPDGKREQITLPEQAKLLALVKHVQSKGYPNERFELLTNFPRRKLSHLDYDITLQEAGLCPQETVFVQERN